The proteins below are encoded in one region of Aphelocoma coerulescens isolate FSJ_1873_10779 chromosome 4, UR_Acoe_1.0, whole genome shotgun sequence:
- the ADRA2C gene encoding alpha-2C adrenergic receptor, with the protein MDLLLLVNTSLGSPNESLALPPASPSSSALLQPPSPYSPAAVASLAAVVGFLIVFTIVGNVLVVIAVLTSRALRAPQNLFLVSLASADILVATLVMPFSLANELMNYWYFGKAWCNIYLALDVLFCTSSIVHLCAISLDRYWSVTQAVEYNLKRTPRRIKAIILTVWLISAIISFPPLISVYRDPEGDVFPQCKLNDETWYILSSCIGSFFAPCLIMVLVYIRIYRVAKLRTRTLSEKRTMPEGSSQTENGLSRTAGGCTSLRMQLGENGHYSVHHWRKASELEDIELEESSTSESRRRRSREEHRRKSKSQSFSYSYSSKHSSSRLSRASNRSMQFFSYRRRRKRSSICRKKVAQAREKRFTFVLAVVMGVFVVCWFPFFFSYSLYGICREACEVPETLFKFFFWIGYCNSSLNPVIYTIFNQDFRRSFKHILFKKKKKNFRH; encoded by the coding sequence ATGGATCTGCTGCTGTTGGTGAACACGAGCCTGGGCTCCCCCAACGAGTCCCTGGCGCTGCCCCCCGCCTCGCCGTCCTCCTCGGCCCTCCTGCAGCCGCCCTCCCCCTACTCGCCGGCGGCCGTGGCCAGCCTGGCGGCGGTGGTGGGCTTCCTCATCGTCTTCACCATCGTGGGCAACGTGCTGGTGGTGATAGCTGTGCTCACCAGCCGGGCGCTGAGAGCCCCCCAGAACCTCTTCCTGGTGTCCCTGGCCAGCGCGGACATCCTGGTGGCTACCCTGGTCATGCCTTTCTCCTTAGCCAACGAGCTTATGAATTACTGGTACTTCGGCAAGGCTTGGTGTAACATTTACCTGGCGCTGGATGTGCTCTTCTGTACCTCGTCCATTGTCCACCTGTGCGCCATCAGTCTCGACAGGTATTGGTCGGTCACACAGGCGGTAGAGTACAACCTCAAACGGACACCCCGGCGGATCAAGGCCATCATCCTCACCGTGTGGCTCATTTCAGCCATCATCTCCTTCCCACCATTGATCTCCGTGTACCGGGACCCTGAAGGAGATGTCTTTCCCCAGTGCAAGCTCAATGACGAGACATGGTACATCCTTTCTTCTTGCATTGGCTCTTTCTTTGCCCCCTGCCTCATCATGGTGTTGGTCTATATCCGCATCTACCGCGTGGCCAAGCTAAGGACCAGGACCCTCTCTGAGAAGCGTACAATGCCAGAGGGGTCCTCCCAGACTGAGAACGGCTTGAGCCGCACTGCCGGCGGCTGCACGTCCCTGAGAATGCAGTTGGGAGAGAATGGACATTATTCAGTGCACCACTGGCGCAAAGCCTCTGAGCTGGAGGACATTGAGCTGGAGGAGAGCAGCACCTCAGAGAGCAGGCGGAGGCGGAGCCGGGAGGAGCATCGCCGCAAAAGCAAGAGCCAGTCCTTCTCCTACTCATACTCCTCCAAGCACTCCAGTAGCCGTCTGTCCCGTGCCAGCAATCGCTCCATGCAGTTCTTCTCATATCGCCGTCGCCGGAAGCGTAGCAGCATCTGCCGTAAGAAAGTTGCCCAGGCCCGGGAGAAACGCTTCACTTTTGTGCTGGCAGTGGTCATGGGAGTCTTTGTAGTTTGCTGgttcccttttttcttcagctACAGCCTCTATGGTATTTGCCGGGAGGCATGTGAGGTCCCTGAGACTCTCTTCAAGTTCTTCTTCTGGATTGGGTATTGCAATAGCTCCCTCAACCCAGTCATCTACACCATCTTCAACCAGGACTTCCGCAGGTCCTTTAAACACATTCTTtttaagaagaagaagaagaactTCCGGCATTGA